One genomic region from Prunus persica cultivar Lovell chromosome G3, Prunus_persica_NCBIv2, whole genome shotgun sequence encodes:
- the LOC18784015 gene encoding protein TPX2, whose product MLKPHTKSTLKFVKTASQSPTSSWSSNSGGMPKYEGKERLHDKSKSSQKSPTKENTKPQEIRLHTQQRATRRATFNYMVAAKLSILEQRRKQEEMLQKMIEEEEIRLLRKEMVPRAQLMPHFDRPFVPQRSRRPLTVPREPSFMSSKCFGCNSSSGFYNFQHTTQAMNPIK is encoded by the exons ATGTTGAAGCCACACACCAAATCTACTCTTAAG TTTGTGAAGACTGCTTCTCAGTCTCCAACGAGTTCATGGAGCTCAAATTCTGGAGGAATG CCAAAATATGAAGGCAAAGAGCGTCTCCATGACAAATCTAAg tCTTCTCAGAAGTCtcctacaaaagaaaataccaaACCTCAGGAAATTAGACTCCACACTCAACAAAGAGCAACCAGACGAGCAACGTTCAACTACATG GTTGCAGCCAAGCTGAGCATCTTGGAGCAGCggagaaaacaagaagagaTGTTGCAGAAG AtgatagaagaggaagagattCGCTTACTGAGAAAGGAGATGGTTCCAAGGGCTCAATTGATGCCCCATTTTGACAGACCTTTCGTTCCCCAAAG ATCAAGAAGGCCCTTGACAGTTCCTAGGGAACCAAGTTTCATGAGCAGCAAGTGCTTCGGCTGCAACTCTAGCAGTGGCTTCTACAATTTCCAGCACACAACTCAAGCTATGAACCCCATCAAGTAG
- the LOC18783022 gene encoding uncharacterized protein LOC18783022 has protein sequence MSVACGMECVVMLGCMRWVWRRCTYIGADDSATWTSATPVEFDPVPRISRLILAVYEPDLHHPNFIPTVGFRPNPDWVVKRVTYEQTHGHAPPYLIYVDHDHKELVLAIRGLNLVKESDYKLLLDNKLGMQMFDGGYVHHGLLKSAIWLLNEEGETLKRLWLENGSNYDMVFAGHSLGSGVAALLTVIVVNHRNRLGGIPRSKVRCYALAPARCMSLNLAVKYADVIYSVVLQDDFLPRTATPLEDIFKSIFCLPCLLFLVCLRDTFIPEGRKLRDPRRLYAPGRMYHIVERKFCRCGRYPPEVRTAIPVEGRFEHIVLSCNATSDHGIIWIEREADKALQRMKESSSETITTAPKVQKLERLQTIEKEHKDALERAVSLNIPHAVTSNEEAAEDQEPEGPKSETESKDPLDTKSKSTGGRAKWDDVVEKLFKKKESGDVLLNRDSTAPE, from the exons ATGTCGGTGGCGTGCGGAATGGAGTGCGTGGTGATGTTGGGCTGTATGCGCTGGGTGTGGCGGCGCTGCACCTACATCGGCGCCGACGACAGCGCCACGTGGACATCTGCCACCCCCGTCGAGTTCGACCCCGTCCCCCGCATCAGCCGCTTGATCCTCGCCGTCTACGAGCCCGATCTCCACCACCCCAACTTCATCCCCACCGTCGGATTCCGCCCCAACCCCGACTGGGTCGTCAAGCGCGTCACCTACGAGCAGACCCACGGCCACGCCCCGCCCTACCTCATCTACGTCGACCACGACCACAAGGAGCTCGTCCTCGCGATCCGCGGCCTCAATTTGGTCAAAGAGAGCGACTACAAGCTCCTGCTCGACAACAAGCTCGGAATGCAGATGTTCGATGGCGGGTACGTGCACCATGGCCTGTTGAAGTCGGCGATTTGGCTGCTCAACGAAGAAGGCGAGACTTTGAAGCGGCTGTGGCTCGAGAACGGCTCTAATTACGACATGGTGTTCGCCGGCCACTCTTTGGGGTCTGGTGTGGCGGCTCTGTTGACTGTGATTGTGGTGAACCACAGGAACAGGCTGGGTGGGATCCCCAGGAGCAAGGTCAGGTGCTACGCGCTGGCTCCCGCGCGTTGTATGTCGTTGAATTTGGCCGTCAAGTATGCCGATGTTATATACTCTGTGGTTTTGCAG GATGATTTCTTGCCAAGAACTGCTACCCCCTTGGAGGATATTTTCAAGTCAATTTTTTG CTTGCCCTGCTTgttatttttggtttgtttgagAGACACCTTCATACCAGAAGGTAGAAAGCTTAGAGATCCCAGAAGGCTTTATGCACCCGGCCGGATGTATCATATTGTAGAGCGCAAATTTTGCAG ATGTGGGAGGTATCCTCCAGAAGTCCGAACTGCCATTCCTGTTGAAGGGAGATTTGAACATATTGTCTTGTCATGTAACGCCACATCTGATCATGGAATTATCTGGATAGAAAGGGAAGCAGACAAGGCTTTACAA AGAATGAAGGAAAGTAGTTCAGAGACCATAACAACTGCTCCAAAAGTACAAAAACTAGAAAGGTTGCAGACCATTgaaaaagaacacaaagaTGCATTGGAAAGAGCTGTCAGTTTGAACATACCTCATGCGGTAACATCCAACGAGGAAGCCGCCGAAGACCAAGAACCAGAGGGTCCAAAGAGTGAGACTGAGAGTAAAGACCCTCTGGACACAAAGTCAAAGTCCACCGGGGGAAGGGCGAAGTGGGATGATGTAGTTGAAAAGCTTTTCAAGAAAAAGGAGTCTGGGGATGTACTGCTAAATAGAGATTCAACTGCCCCAGAATAG
- the LOC18782074 gene encoding GDSL esterase/lipase At5g37690, with protein sequence MEVMLRIVLAITIFTTMAAVASSAASPVTFVFGDSLTEVGNNNYLQYSLARSNYPWYGVDYAGGQATGRFTNGRTIGDIISEKLGIPSPPPYLSVSQNDDALLKGVNYASGGAGILNDTGLYFIQRLSFDDQIQNFNKTKEAIKAKIGGEAAAKLCSEAIYFIGIGSNDYVNNYLQPFLADGQQYTYDEFVELLITTLEGQLMRLYKLGARKMVFHGLGPLGCIPSQRVKSKTGQCLKRVNEWVIEFNSKVQKLVASLNRRLPKAKLAFADTYGDVFDLINNPAAYGFKVSNTSCCNVDTSLGGLCLPNSKMCTNRNDYVFWDAFHPSDAANAVLAEKLFSRLFPQPPSLAPAPSH encoded by the exons ATGGAAGTAATGTTGaggattgttttagccatCACCATTTTCACAACCATGGCAGCAGTGGCTTCATCCGCAGCATCTCCCGTGACGTTCGTCTTCGGTGACTCGTTAACAGAAGTAGGGAACAACAATTATCTGCAGTATTCTCTTGCCAGGTCAAATTATCCATGGTATGGGGTGGATTATGCTGGTGGTCAAGCTACTGGGAGGTTCACTAATGGAAGGACCATTGGGGATATAATAT CTGAAAAGCTTGGGATCCCGTCACCGCCACCTTATCTTTCTGTGTCACAAAATGATGATGCACTGCTCAAAGGGGTAAATTATGCATCTGGTGGAGCAGGAATTCTCAATGACACTGGACTCTATTTT ATTCAGAGATTGTCCTTTGATgatcaaatacaaaatttcaacaaGACAAAGGAAGCCATCAAGGCTAAGATCGGGGGAGAGGCGGCAGCCAAGCTTTGCAGTGAAGCCATCTACTTCATCGGAATTG GCAGCAATGATTATGTCAACAATTACTTGCAACCCTTCTTGGCTGATGGTCAGCAGTACACTTACGACGAATTCGTGGAACTATTAATCACCACTTTAGAGGGGCAACTTATG AGGCTCTACAAACTCGGTGCTCGAAAGATGGTCTTCCACGGTCTCGGCCCCCTTGGATGCATTCCTTCTCAGCGGGTGAAATCAAAGACAGGACAATGCTTGAAGCGAGTGAATGAGTGGGTGATAGAATTCAACTCCAAAGTACAAAAGCTAGTTGCATCTCTCAACAGGCGCCTCCCAAAAGCAAAACTCGCATTTGCAGATACATATGGAGATGTTTTCGACTTGATCAACAACCCTGCTGCATATG GTTTCAAGGTCTCTAATACATCGTGTTGCAATGTGGACACATCACTCGGAGGGCTATGCTTGCCTAATTCAAAAATGTGTACAAACCGGAATGACTATGTATTCTGGGATGCATTCCACCCTTCGGATGCAGCAAACGCAGTTCTTGCTGAGAAACTCTTCTCGAGACTATTTCCTCAGCCACCTTCCCTTGCACCGGCACCTTCACACTGA
- the LOC18782692 gene encoding disease resistance protein At4g27190 gives MEILTGIISKITEYTVEPIGRQVGYVIDYKINLENLRRQLENLDAAKDRMNRTVNEVERKGKHVYPDVQKWLTEVDEITREAENILGDECQAKTNCFRGVCPNLVSYHRLSRKSAKLAKEIELHHDKKEFPIVSYDPPLEEICATPSQNYMAFESRILMVNEIMKELKNPDTNMIGVYGLGGVGKTTLAQEVYRQATKENLFDEVVIVLDVKKYPDLEKMERIQKKIAEKLGMDVDETHDIEARAKHLWNRIKDKNIFVILDDVWEAIDLEALGLRPMATCKILLTSRNRVSEMNMEIEFRLEVLSVKENWSLFEKMVGDVVKDGRIHEVATEIAKKCGGLPVSVVAVARSLRSATTLEEWRVALRDFKSFDEHGLAKSAYFALEWSYNRLDGDELKPLFLLCGIIAGGRCKILFTDLLKYAMGLSLVKNVHTVEDARDKLISLAKKLIKDYCLLLDIDDHGDIRMHELLREVAVGIASKDSHAIAKAYGDELKEWPDRDSLKKCTAISLKSCKFPRLPEEPCVCPELRFFVLESDNVDDSLEIPGNYFEGMKELKVLDVTRLRIPSLPPSLQSLTNLQTLCLDQCVLGDIALVGQLTSLKILSLGQSQVKELPKEIGQLTRLQLLDLTCCSELVRIPHSVISSLTSLEDLRMGSFIKWERALNDGSNATLSELKELRQLTALEIHIPDAKLLPANMFSDTKLERYTILIGDCWRYPRIYGTSSNMLKLKLTRNSQFGQGIKLLLKRCEHLDLDGMETANIISYLLASDIGKQLKNLHVQNNEEVTSLINSSHAFPNLESLSLYNLVNLETVCCSQLIAQPFQKLRSLTLWNLPKLIGFSSKGSRPGEEIILENEIGGPTKLFMNGEVLIPNLTYLILHQCDGLRFLFSRSMARRLEQLKHLEISTCQMMEEIVSTSGYNQEHTDNMFCNLKYLKLQHLPSLTRFCSGSYIEFSLLETLHIEDCPRLGTFIFDGKSEITTIMGKENDDRNSKENLDTVIPHFLFDQKVGFPSLESLIICGLPKLRTIWHRQLAPDSFRKLKKVEVLGCQGLINIFTPSMMGRLNALGTLVIQQCKSLQVVFDMEVVLGVKEAYGTLSTTQLKTVGCPNLDSVVMDSCDSLKNIFPASLAKGLQQLSELYVRNCEILEEIVANDGLETTPEFVFSKVTFVKLFFLPQLSSFYLGLHVSKWPLLKSLRFIKCGKVEILASEYSGFQEKLDSGTPIKQPFLLVDKGYPFPNLEVLGLDENTKIWYEAHSPLPAELFINLKMFAFSCAHPQSFHFLQELHNLEELVVYNGPWKEIFVYEGTSSGEIDAVGRTLPHIKILYLNGLMELMHLGIGNDNSESVFPNLEILKVYSCGRLKNLTSSTISFHKLTTLHVANCEGLKYLTTYSVAKCLHQLKSLEVENCESMIEIVASNEDEEDSGNYYEIAFSCLQHLKLYYLPSLQGCCSSGNCTVRVPSLNSLIVEECLIELKISPDGSLIQSGSRPERQQITEEVEEEEEEDDGNETEGRTQLIARTN, from the exons aTGGAGATCCTCACCGGAATTATTTCTAAAATAACCGAGTACACAGTTGAACCAATTGGGCGGCAAGTGGGTTATGTAATTGACTACAAAATCAACCTTGAAAATCTGAGGAGACAATTAGAGAACTTAGATGCTGCCAAAGACAGGATGAACCGTACTGTTAATGAAGTTGAAAGAAAAGGTAAACATGTATATCCTGACGTCCAGAAGTGGCTGACAGAAGTAGATGAGATAACTCGAGAGGCAGAAAACATTTTGGGAGATGAATGCCAAGCAAAGACAAACTGTTTCCGTGGAGTATGTCCTAATCTGGTTTCCTATCATCGGCTTAGCAGGAAATCAGCAAAATTAGCAAAAGAGATAGAACTCCAccatgacaaaaaagagtttccCATTGTTTCTTACGATCCTCCCCTGGAAGAGATATGTGCCACGCCCTCTCAAAACTACATGGCCTTTGAATCAAGGATTTTAATGGTGAATGAAATCATGAAGGAACTGAAAAATCCTGATACCAACATGATTGGGGTGTACGGATTGGGTGGTGTTGGGAAGACCACACTCGCCCAAGAAGTTTATAGACAAGCTACGAAAGAGAACTTATTTGATGAGGTGGTTATAGTGTTGGATGTGAAAAAGTATCCAGACTtggaaaaaatggaaagaattcaaaaaaaaattgctgaaAAGTTAGGTATGGATGTTGATGAAACTCATGATATAGAAGCGAGGGCAAAGCATCTATGGAATAGAATAAAAGACAAGaacatttttgtaattttagatGATGTCTGGGAAGCAATTGATTTGGAGGCTTTGGGACTTCGCCCAATGGCAACTTGTAAAATATTGTTGACATCTAGAAATCGAGTCTCTGAGATGAATATGGAAATAGAGTTTCGGCTTGAAGTTTTAAGTGTGAAAGAAAATTGGAGTTTATTTGAGAAGATGGTAGGTGACGTTGTTAAAGATGGCCGTATACATGAAGTAGCAACTGAAATAGCCAAAAAATGTGGAGGTTTGCCGGTTTCAGTTGTTGCAGTTGCAAGGTCTCTAAGGTCAGCCACTACTTTAGAGGAATGGAGAGTTGCCTTGAGGGACTTCAAAAGTTTTGACGAACACGGATTGGCAAAATCAGCCTACTTTGCTTTAGAATGGAGTTACAATCGATTGGATGGGGACGAGCTTAAGCCATTGTTCTTGCTATGTGGAATTATTGCAGGGGGTCGCTgtaaaattttattcactGACTTGTTGAAATATGCTATGGGTTTGAGTTTGGTGAAAAATGTTCACACAGTGGAAGATGCACGGGATAAATTGATTTCACTGGCTAAAAAACTTATTAAAGATTATTGTTTGTTGCTAGACATTGATGATCATGGAGATATTAGAATGCATGAGCTTCTACGAGAGGTTGCTGTGGGGATTGCATCTAAAGATAGTCACGCCATTGCAAAAGCATATGGAGATGAGCTGAAAGAATGGCCAGATAGGGATTCACTTAAAAAATGCACTGCGATCTCCTTAAAATCTTGCAAGTTCCCCAGACTTCCTGAAGAACCTTGCGTATGCCCAGAATtgagattttttgttttggaaagcGATAATGTTGATGACTCCTTGGAAATCCCAGGCAACTATTTTGAAGGGATGAAGGAACTCAAAGTGTTGGATGTAACCAGACTGCGAATTCCGTCACTGCCTCCATCTCTTCAATCCCTAACAAATCTTCAAACTTTGTGTTTAGATCAGTGCGTGTTGGGGGACATAGCTCTAGTTGGACAGCTAACAAGCTTGAAAATTCTTAGCCTTGGACAGTCCCAGGTTAAGGAGTTGCCCAAAGAAATAGGGCAATTGACTCGTCTACAATTGTTGGATTTGACTTGTTGCTCTGAACTTGTACGGATCCCACATAGCGTTATATCAAGCTTGACAAGTCTAGAAGACTTGAGAATGGGAAGCTTTATTAAATGGGAAAGAGCTTTAAATGATGGAAGTAATGCGACCTTGTCAGAGCTGAAAGAATTGCGTCAACTAACTGCATTAGAGATACATATTCCAGATGCTAAGCTTCTTCCAGCAAACATGTTCTCGGATACAAAGTTAGAAAGATACACCATACTTATTGGTGATTGTTGGAGATATCCTAGAATTTACGGAACCTCCTCTAACATGTTAAAACTCAAGCTCACTAGGAACAGTCAATTCGGCCAAGGTATAAAATTGCTGCTAAAGAGATGTGAACATTTGGACTTGGATGGGATGGAGACTGCAaatattatttcctatttatTAGCAAGTGACATTGGTAAACAACTGAAGAATCTCCATGTCCAAAACAATGAGGAAGTTACATCTCTCATCAACTCGAGTCATGCCTTCCCCAACTTGGAGTCACTATCTCTTTACAACCTTGTTAATTTGGAAACTGTATGTTGTAGCCAACTCATAGCTCAGCCTTTTCAAAAGTTACGATCTTTGACTTTGTGGAATCTGCCAAAGCTTATTGGTTTCTCCTCCAAAGGCAGCAGGCCAGGGGAAGAAATCATTTTGGAGAACGAAATTGGTGGACCCACGAAACTTTTCATGAATGGAGAG GTTCTGATACCCAACTTAACATACTTGATCTTGCATCAATGTGATGGTTTAAGATTCTTGTTTTCACGTTCCATGGCTAGACGTCTTGAGCAACTCAAACATCTTGAGATATCCACATGCCAaatgatggaagaaatagTATCAACAAGTGGATACAATCAAGAACATACAGATAACATGTTTTGCAATCTAAAATATCTAAAGCTGCAACATCTTCCAAGCCTCACAAGATTCTGCTCCGGAAGTTATATTGAATTTTCATTATTGGAGACATTGCATATTGAGGATTGTCCTAGACTGGGGACATTCATCTTTGATGGTAAGAGTGAAATTACTACAATAATGGGCAAAGAAAATGACGATAGGAACTCCAAGGAGAATCTTGACACTGTTATACCACACTTTCTTTTTGATCAAAAG GTAGGATTTCCTAGCTTGGAGAGCTTGATCATCTGTGGCTTACCTAAGTTGAGAACTATATGGCACCGCCAACTTGCCCCAGACTCTTTTCGAAAGCTGAAAAAAGTTGAAGTTTTGGGATGCCAGGGTCTAATAAATATCTTTACGCCAAGTATGATGGGAAGATTGAATGCTCTAGGCACATTAGTGATACAGCAATGCAAATCACTACAAGTAGTTTTTGACATGGAAGTAGTACTTGGCGTTAAAGAAGCATACGGCACATTATCAACCACTCAGTTGAAAACTGTTGGGTGCCCAAATCTGGATTCAGTTGTGATGGATTCGTGTGACAGTTTGAAAAATATCTTTCCAGCCTCATTGGCCAAAGGTCTTCAACAGCTAAGCGAGCTGTACGTGCGGAATTGTGAAATATTGGAAGAAATTGTTGCCAATGACGGACTAGAAACGACACCTGAGTTTGTGTTCTCTAAAGTAACATTTGTGAAATTGTTCTTTCTGCCCCAACTGAGCAGTTTCTATTTGGGGCTACATGTTTCCAAGTGGCCATTACTCAAATCATTGAGATTCATTAAATGTGGTAAAGTGGAGATTCTTGCTTCCGAATATTCAGGATTCCAAGAAAAACTTGATTCCGGTACACCAATCAAACAACCTTTTTTGTTAGTTGACAAG GGTTATCCATTCCCCAACTTGGAAGTATTGGGCTTGGACGAGAACACGAAGATTTGGTATGAAGCGCATAGTCCACTCCCAGCAGAGTTGTTTATCAATCTAAAAATGTTTGCATTTTCTTGTGCACACCCCCAGTCATTTCATTTCCTCCAAGAATTACATAATCTTGAAGAGCTCGTTGTTTATAATGGTCCTTGGAAAGAAATATTTGTGTATGAAGGAACTAGTAGCGGGGAAATAGATGCAGTTGGGAGGACCCTCCCGCACATAAAGATTTTGTATCTCAACGGATTGATGGAGCTGATGCATCTAGGGATTGGGAATGACAACTCTGAATCAGTTTTTCCAAACTTGGAAATTCTAAAGGTGTACAGTTGTGGCAGATTAAAGAATCTAACTTCATCCACAATATCCTTTCACAAACTAACCACTTTACACGTAGCAAATTGTGAGGGACTGAAATACTTAACAACTTATTCGGTGGCTAAATGTTTACACCAACTCAAAAGCTTGGAAGTTGAGAATTGTGAAAGCATGATAGAGATAGTGGCAAGCAacgaagatgaagaagattcaGGAAATTATTACGAGATTGCTTTCAGCTGCTTGCAACATTTGAAACTTTATTATCTACCAAGTCTGCAAGGCTGTTGCTCATCAGGAAATTGCACTGTTAGAGTCCCATCCCTAAACTCTTTAATCGTCGAGGAATGTCTGATTGAGTTGAAGATTTCCCCTGATGGGTCACTGATCCAAAGTGGTTCAAGACCAGAAAGACAACAAATAACAGAGgaagtggaagaagaagaagaagaagatgatggcaaTGAAACG GAAGGAAGGACGCAGCTGATTGCCCGTACAAATTAA
- the LOC18781586 gene encoding 40S ribosomal protein S7-1, with protein sequence MYTSRKKIHKDKNAEPTEFEESVGQAIFDLETNSDLKSELKDLYINSAVQVDVAGNRKAVVIHIPYRLRKAYRKIHVRLVRELEKKFSGKDVVLIATRRIVRPPKKGSAVQRPRTRTLTAVHEAMLEDVVLPAEIVGKRTRYRLDGSKIMKVFLDPKERNNTEYKLESFSAVYRKLSGKDVVFEYPITDA encoded by the exons ATGTATACATCAAGGAAGAAGATTCACAAGGACAAGAACGCTGAACCCACTGAATTTGAAGAGTCAGTTGGACAG GCAATCTTTGATTTGGAAACAAACTCGGACCTAAAAAGTGAACTGAAGGATCTATATATAAATTCGGCTGT TCAAGTTGATGTGGCTGGGAACCGGAAGGCTGTTGTTATCCACATACCATATAGACTTAGGAAGGCTTATCGCAAGATCCATGTTCGGCTTGTGAGGGAGCTAGAGAAGAAATTCAGTGGAAAG GATGTAGTTCTGATCGCCACACGGAGGATAGTGAGGCCTCCAAAGAAAGGGTCTGCTGTCCAACGGCCCCGCACTCGTACTCTAACTGCTGTGCATGAGGCAATGTTGGAGGATGTTGTTTTGCCTGCTGAGATTGTTGGTAAACGAACTAGATATCGACTTGATGGGTCCAAGATAATGAAG GTTTTCTTGGATCCCAAGGAACGAAACAACACGGAGTACAAGCTGGAGAGCTTTTCTGCAGTTTACAGGAAGCtttcaggaaaagatgttGTATTTGAGTACCCAATAACTGATGCATAG